From Campylobacter concisus, a single genomic window includes:
- a CDS encoding ATPase gives MQSKELNELFSEDRLKAYTSDDEHRANLLLIGQLAPKLGIIEIITRNKTAQILGNMDSVFISRQTFGYWCRVIDQNKIHNDLLDLRGLNLSKYSKFNRQSKSTMLNYKKVKICYSLLLTIRNRALHWENLYKLNTDGTPRISTNLDGIVVGIDPENLKLFIDDILCCFNEDLKGYLE, from the coding sequence ATGCAGTCCAAAGAGCTTAATGAGCTTTTTTCAGAAGATAGACTAAAAGCATACACTAGTGATGATGAGCATAGAGCAAATCTACTGCTTATTGGCCAGCTAGCACCAAAACTTGGCATCATCGAAATCATTACTAGAAATAAAACAGCACAAATTTTAGGAAACATGGATAGCGTTTTCATATCACGCCAAACATTTGGTTATTGGTGTAGAGTGATAGACCAAAACAAAATACACAACGATCTACTCGATCTACGTGGATTAAATTTATCAAAATACTCTAAATTTAATCGACAAAGCAAAAGCACTATGCTAAATTATAAAAAAGTAAAGATATGTTATTCGCTACTTCTGACCATTAGGAATAGGGCTTTACATTGGGAAAATCTATATAAGCTAAATACCGATGGCACACCGCGTATATCGACCAACTTAGATGGCATAGTAGTAGGTATAGACCCTGAAAATTTAAAGCTTTTTATAGATGATATTTTATGCTGTTTTAATGAAGATTTAAAGGGATATCTTGAGTGA